The proteins below come from a single Micromonospora citrea genomic window:
- a CDS encoding alpha-ketoacid dehydrogenase subunit beta has translation MATETLTLGKALNTGLRRALENDPKVVIMGEDVGKLGGVFRITDGLQKDFGDQRVIDTPLAESGIIGTAVGLAIRGYRPVCEIQFDGFVYPAYDQIVSQVAKMHYRSQGKVKIPMVIRIPFGGGIGAVEHHSESPEAYFAHTAGLKVVSCANPQDAYSMIQQAIASDDPIVFLEPKRRYWEKGPVELDAPLSEAYPLHAARVVRPGADATLLAYGPMVRTCLDAATAAAEDGRELEVIDLRSISPLDLTAAYESVRRTGRCVVVHEAPGNLGLGSEIAARITEECFYSLESPVLRVTGFDTPYPASRVEEEYLPDLDRVLDAVDRTFGW, from the coding sequence ATGGCCACGGAGACGCTCACCCTCGGCAAGGCCCTCAACACCGGTCTGCGCCGGGCCCTGGAGAACGACCCGAAGGTCGTCATCATGGGCGAGGACGTCGGCAAGCTCGGCGGCGTCTTCCGGATCACCGACGGCCTCCAGAAGGACTTCGGCGACCAGCGGGTGATCGACACCCCGCTCGCCGAGTCCGGCATCATCGGCACCGCGGTCGGCCTGGCCATCCGCGGCTACCGCCCGGTCTGCGAGATCCAGTTCGACGGCTTCGTCTACCCGGCGTACGACCAGATCGTGTCGCAGGTGGCGAAGATGCACTACCGCTCGCAGGGCAAGGTCAAGATCCCGATGGTGATCCGGATCCCGTTCGGCGGCGGCATCGGCGCGGTCGAGCACCACTCGGAGTCGCCGGAGGCCTACTTCGCCCACACCGCCGGCCTCAAGGTGGTGAGCTGCGCCAACCCGCAGGACGCGTACTCGATGATCCAGCAGGCCATCGCCTCGGACGACCCGATCGTGTTCCTGGAGCCGAAGCGGCGCTACTGGGAGAAGGGGCCGGTCGAGCTGGACGCCCCGCTGTCCGAGGCGTACCCGCTGCACGCCGCCCGGGTCGTCCGGCCCGGCGCCGACGCCACCCTGCTGGCGTACGGGCCGATGGTGCGCACCTGCCTGGACGCGGCGACCGCCGCCGCCGAGGACGGCCGCGAGCTGGAGGTCATCGACCTGCGCTCGATCTCGCCGCTCGACCTGACCGCCGCGTACGAGTCGGTGCGGCGCACCGGCCGCTGCGTGGTCGTCCACGAGGCCCCAGGCAACCTGGGCCTGGGCTCGGAGATCGCCGCCCGGATCACCGAGGAGTGCTTCTACTCCCTGGAGTCCCCGGTGCTGCGGGTGACGGGCTTCGACACCCCCTACCCGGCCTCCCGGGTGGAGGAGGAGTACCTTCCCGACCTCGACCGGGTGCTCGACGCCGTCGACCGCACCTTCGGCTGGTGA
- a CDS encoding dihydrolipoamide acetyltransferase family protein produces the protein MSRIKEFNLPDLGEGLTEGEILAWLVKVGDVIELNQPIVEVETAKAAVEIPAKWAGQVQAIFHPEGSTVEVGTPIIAIDTDPGAGPIEPSTTGAPAADLPTPSAASLAAVEVAPAEGAVEPGLIGGPAPGGRTAVLVGYGPRTAAAKRRPRRGDAPVPAQAAAPAAPVAPAAPVAPVAPSAPVSTAPANGHGRAGGPVLAKPPVRKLAKDLGVDLSTLTGSGPLGSITREDVQRAVAGATTTAAEPLAAAAPAAASFGADREQRIPVKGVRKLTAENMSRSAFTAPHVTEFLTVDVTRAMKALDRLRNRREWRDVRVSPLLLVAKAVLLAVRRHPMVNSTWAGDEIVVKEYVNLGIAAATERGLIVPNIKDAGRLSLRELADAMTDLVQTAKAGKTSPADMSGGTLTITNVGVFGVDTGTPILPPGESAILAFGAVREMPWVHKGKVKPRQVTTLGLSFDHRIIDGELGSKFLRDIGDFLADPEAALLAWT, from the coding sequence ATGTCGCGGATCAAGGAGTTCAACCTTCCCGACCTGGGCGAGGGCCTGACCGAGGGCGAGATCCTCGCCTGGCTGGTCAAGGTCGGTGACGTCATCGAGCTGAACCAGCCGATCGTCGAGGTGGAGACGGCCAAGGCGGCCGTCGAGATCCCGGCGAAGTGGGCCGGCCAGGTGCAGGCGATCTTCCACCCGGAGGGGAGCACTGTCGAGGTCGGCACGCCGATCATCGCGATCGACACCGACCCGGGCGCCGGGCCGATCGAGCCGTCGACGACCGGTGCGCCGGCCGCCGACCTGCCCACCCCGTCGGCGGCGTCGCTGGCGGCGGTGGAGGTCGCGCCGGCCGAGGGTGCGGTCGAGCCGGGCCTGATCGGCGGTCCCGCCCCGGGTGGGCGTACCGCCGTGCTGGTCGGCTACGGCCCGCGGACGGCGGCGGCCAAGCGGCGCCCGCGCAGGGGCGACGCCCCGGTGCCGGCCCAGGCCGCGGCCCCGGCGGCCCCGGTCGCACCCGCGGCCCCGGTCGCGCCGGTCGCGCCGTCGGCCCCGGTGAGCACGGCGCCGGCGAACGGCCACGGCCGGGCCGGCGGTCCGGTGCTGGCCAAGCCGCCGGTACGCAAGCTCGCCAAGGATCTCGGCGTCGACCTCTCCACGCTGACCGGCTCGGGCCCGCTGGGCTCGATCACCCGGGAGGACGTGCAGCGGGCGGTGGCGGGCGCGACCACGACGGCGGCCGAGCCGCTCGCGGCGGCGGCTCCGGCGGCGGCGAGCTTCGGCGCGGACCGCGAGCAGCGCATCCCGGTCAAGGGGGTACGCAAGCTCACCGCCGAGAACATGTCCCGCTCGGCGTTCACCGCCCCGCACGTGACGGAGTTCCTGACCGTCGACGTGACCCGGGCGATGAAGGCCCTGGACCGGCTCCGCAACCGGCGGGAGTGGCGCGACGTGCGGGTCTCGCCGCTGCTGCTGGTCGCCAAGGCGGTGCTGCTGGCGGTCAGGCGGCACCCGATGGTCAACTCGACCTGGGCCGGCGACGAGATCGTGGTCAAGGAGTACGTCAACCTGGGCATCGCGGCGGCCACCGAGCGCGGGCTGATCGTGCCGAACATCAAGGACGCCGGTCGGCTCTCGCTGCGCGAGCTGGCGGACGCGATGACCGACCTGGTGCAGACCGCCAAGGCCGGGAAGACCTCGCCGGCCGACATGTCCGGCGGCACGCTGACGATCACCAACGTCGGCGTGTTCGGGGTGGACACCGGCACGCCGATCCTGCCCCCGGGCGAGTCGGCGATCCTGGCCTTCGGCGCCGTACGCGAGATGCCCTGGGTGCACAAGGGCAAGGTGAAGCCGCGTCAGGTCACCACGCTGGGCCTGTCGTTCGACCACCGCATCATCGACGGCGAGCTGGGCTCGAAGTTCCTGCGCGACATCGGGGACTTCCTGGCCGATCCGGAGGCGGCGCTGCTCGCCTGGACCTGA